Genomic segment of Martelella lutilitoris:
AGCCGCGAACCGCAAGAAAAATCAGACCGATGATAAGTGCCCAGAAAATCACCATCATCAGGCCTCCAAAGATACCGTGCCCACCCCACATCATGTGGCCGGAGCCATCGTAGATATCGGCCATGCCCGGCGTTGCGACGAAGAGGAGCGATCCTGCAGAGATGACTGAGCCGTTGAGTTTCATGTCGTTGTCCTTTCCTGTTTCAGGGGTTCCGGTCCCAGCGGCAGCGTCACGGTCGCCACGAGGCCGCCTTCTGCCCGGTTGGTGAGGCCAATGTCCCCGCCATGCGCCCGGACGATCGTCCGGGCGATGGACAGTCCAAGTCCGGTGCCGCCGGTCTCTCTCGAGCGGGATTTCTCAAGCCTGAAATAGGGCTCGAAGACCTGTTCAAGCTCGCCGTCCGGTATACCGGGGCCATTGTCAGCGACGCGGATAATGGCGTGATCGTCCTCGCGTCCATAGCTGACATCAACCATTCCGCCATAGCGTTCGGCATTGTCGATGAGGTTGCGAAGCGCGCGCCGGACTGATTGCGACCGCAAGCGCAGGTGAATGGTTTCGCCCTCCTTCAGAGAAAAACCGTTCAGCATATCGGCGCGGAGTTGACCCAGAAACGCGCCCATTTCGACGGTCTCGTAGTCTTCCGAGCTTGTGATCCCGCGCGCGAAGGAAAGCGTCGAGTCCACCATCTCCTGCATCTCCTCGATTGAGGTTATGAGGCTGTCGCGTGTTTCCCGCTCGTCGACCATCTCCGAGCGAACGCGGAGTGCCGTGAGAGGCGAGCGCAGGTCATGTCCAAGGGCCGCGAGAAGCCGGGTCCGGTCCGCGAGGAAGCGGGTCAGCCGGGCCTGCATCCGGTTGAATGTCCGGGTCAGGTCGCGCACCTCGGCGGGTCCGATCAAGGGCAGTGGTCTGACATTTTCGCCGCGCCCGAGACTGTCGGCGGCACGGGACACGCGCAAGAGCGGGCCAGTCAGACGGGTCAGAAGAAACCAGCAGGCGGCAACAAGAATAATGGCAGCCGTGAGCCCGAAGCTCAGGAAAGAGGCCCAGGGCCATTGCAGGGGCGGGCGCTCGAACCGCGTGCCGACATTGAGCCACTGTCCGCCCGTCAGGGCGATGGACAGCTGCATCTCGATGGCCGACAGATCGCCCCGCATCATCGCCAGATGCATTTCCGCCATCTCGGGCGCCATATGCGGCATCGGAAGGATGCCGTGATCGACCTCGTGCACCTCCACGCGAATTTCACGGTTGTCCTTGGCTCCGAGAAGACCACGCACTCTTGCCTCGATAGCACCGCTGTCCGCGTGGCTGTCGTGATCGACGGTCGGTGTATCAGACAGGTCAAAGCGCACCAGCGGTGAATTCGCCGCGCGCAGAATGGCCGGTTCCAGCGTTGCCGGCGCTTCCTCGATCAACCGCGCGACGTTCGCGGCCCGCCCCGCTGCCTCGAAGCCGAGCGCGGCCCGCACGGCCAGGCCGCGCTCGTCAACGAACAACCAGAGGCTGACCGCTTGGGCGGCGGCGAGTGCCGCGATGATTAACAGGACCAGTTGGCCGCGCAGACTGTCAAAGAAGCGCCACATCAATCCAACTCCGTCACATCGGCGGCAAGGCAATATCCGCCACCGCGCACGGTCGTGATCAGCCGGGGCCTGGATGGATCGGCCTCGATCTTTCTGCGAAGGCGGCTGATCTGATTGTCGATCGTCCGATCGAGCGGGGAGGCCGCGCGCCCTGCAGTGAGATCGAGAAGCTGATCACGGTTGAGGACGAGGCGGGGCCGTTCGAGCAAGACAACCAGAAGCTTGAGTTCCGAACCGGTGAGATCGATTTGCGCACCGTTTTCATCGGTCAACAACCGGCTGTCGGTATCGAGAGTCCATTGTGCGAATGCGATGCGTCTTCCCGAGAGTTTTCCGGCATAGGTCTCGGGCAGGGATGAACGCCGCAGGATGGCCTTGATCCGCGCAAGCAGCTCTCGCGGATTGAATGGTTTGGCCAGATAGTCGTCCGCGCCGATTTCGAGCCCGACGATGCGATCCGTCTCTTCGCCAAGCGCCGTCAGCATCAGGATCGGTACGCCACCCGTGGATGACAGACGGCGGCAGACCGACAGCCCGTCCTCGCCGGGCATCATGACATCCAGAACGATCAGATCGTACTGACCCATCGCGAGCTTGGCGTCCATCTCGACCGCATCCCGCGCCGAGGTCGCACGCAGGCCGTTCTTCTCCAGATAGCGCGAAACCGAGTCTCGGATTTCGCGATGATCGTCGACGACGAGGATATGAGGCTGATCGTTCATGTTCTTCCTTCTAACGGTTGCCGCATTGGTTTCCCGAAGAGATTTGTCACGAAATGTAACAGGGGCGGCGCTTGTGACACGGCGATACAATACCGTTGTTTCCTCGCATTTCATCACGGCCTAACGCTGCCATATGAAATCTATCGAAACCGAAACATGAGGAGATAACGATGACCCGCAAAACCCTGCTCGCAGCGACCGTTTTGGCCGCAACTGCAATCGGAGGAGCCGCGATCGCGGATTCCAATCACGGACATGGGGGCCAGTCCGGCCCGAAGGATCGCGCTGGCATGATGCAGGGCGGTTCCGGAATGATGGGCAACATGGGCGGCATGTCCGATATGATGGGCATGATGAAGCGCATGCACGGCCAGATGATGGGCGGCGGCATGATGGGCGGAATGGGTCCGATGGGCGGCGGAATGATGCAGATGTTCGACGCTGACGGCGACGGCACGGTGACGCCCGAGGAAATGCGCGCCGGACTGCAGGCCAAGCTGACCGAATACGACAGCGACGGTGACGGCACCCTGTCTATCGAGGAATTCGAGGCGCTGCACAGCGCGATGATCCGCGAGATGATGGTGGATCGCTTCCAGCATCTGGATGCCGATGGCGACGGCGCCATCACAGCCGAAGAAATGGCGGCGCCGGCCGACAAGATGGAGCGCATGCAGAAGATGCGCGACGCAATGGGGCAGATGCAGCCCGGCGAGAGCCCCGGCATGGGCGACGGCGACATGATGAACAACGATTGAGCGCTTTCGGGCGTCGGCCTATGGGCCGACGCTCGTATCCGGCACCGAGGCACGGTTTGCGAAACGGTGCTGACCTTCCCTGCTTTGACGGAGGCAGACCTCATGAGCCTTGAAATGATGACCGTTTTGCTGGTTCTCGCGACAACTGCGATCATGCGGGGACGGCTCAAACCGATCAGGCAGTCGTTCGAATAACCGAAGGAGATTGAAATGAATTATACCTATGACCGCTCACTCATAGGCGTCAGCATCGACGACGCGGAAATGCGCGTTCGCGCCGCCCTAGCTGATCGGGGTTTCGGTGTTCTTACCGAAATCGACGTCAAGATGACGATGAAGCAGAAGATCGACGTCGATATGGACGGCTATCGCATCCTTGGCGCCTGCAATCCGCAAATGGCCCACAAGGCGATCGGGATCGAACCGCGCGTGGGCGCGATGTTGCCATGCAACGTTATCCTGCGCGAAACGGACGGCGGCACCGAGATCAGCGCCATCGATCCGGTGGCGTCAATGCAGGCAATCGACAACGATCAGCTCCATGAAGTCGCGTGCGAGGTGCGCGACATGCTGCGCGAGGCCGTCGATGCTGCATGATCGCCATATCGTTGACCTTCCGGTCACTGGAGGGCGTATGCATCGGGGAATCGGGTTCGAACCCCAGTAACCGGGAGACAAGGCGGTATGGTGGCTGACAGCATCCAGGATACAGAAGAATCCCCAACCTTCGGCGAGGGCTTCTGGGGGCCTGGCGCTGTGGGTGCCGTCTTGTTTCTGATCGCCGCTCCGGTGCATCTACTGGTGCCCCATCAGATATCGGTGGCGATCGCCGCGGTAACGTTGGCGCTGATCGGCGGAGCCTACATCGGATTTGGTGCGACCGCCAATTCGCTGAAACGCTTTTTGGCGGAACTGGCGGTCGCAGCCCTGTTCGCGGCGACCGCGCTGGCCGGATTGCTCTGGGCTCCATTGGCCTTGCCTGTCGGGTTCGCCGCACATGCCGCGTGGGATCTTCTGCATCACAACAGGGTGTTCGGCGCGCCGGTCCCGCGATGGTACATTCCGTTCTGCGTCGTCTTCGAGCTGTTGGCGGCAGCTTTTCTCTTCGTGCTGTATGTGCCGTGAGGCCGGGAATACCACGGTTCGTGTTCGGGCGAACCGCACAATTGGTTGCTGCGGCACTGCTAATCTTCGCCATCGTCGCCCTGGCCTTGGGTCCGCTCGCCGACGTCATCGAGAGCTTCGACGGCGAGAGAATCTCCGGCTGGATCGAGGCTGCCGGCATATGGGGACCGATCCTCATCGTCTCGCTCATGACGATCGCGATCGTCGCGACGCCTATTCCGAGCGCACCGATCGCATTGGCGGCCGGTGCCGCCTACGGGCATACTTTGGGGACCGTTTACATCGTTGCCGGAGCCGAACTCGGCGCACTTGTCGCATTCGGATTGGCGAGGGTCCTCGGGCGCGACGTGCTCGTCGGATGGCTTGGCGACAAGGTGGATGCAGGCTGGCTCGGCTCTCAGAACGCTTTGACTTTCACCGTCTTCGCCAGCCGTCTGATGCCGTTCATCTCATTCGACATTGTCAGCTACGCGGCCGGGTTGAGCCGCCTTCACTTCTGGCGTTTCGCACTCGCCACGCTTGCGGGGATCATCCCGGCCAGCTTTGTGCTCGCCCATTTAGGCAACGAGGCGGTCAGTGGGCCTTCTTCCCGCGCAATCTGGGCCGCGATCGGGCTGGGAGCGTTGACGTTTGCACCTCTTCTGATTGTCGCCGTCAGGGACTGGAAAAAGCACCGGATGACCCATGACTGATCGCCGAAAATCTCGCCTGCCGTTTCGTCGACAGGCTTCCTATCACCTCCGGCGCGCAGCC
This window contains:
- a CDS encoding DUF302 domain-containing protein — its product is MNYTYDRSLIGVSIDDAEMRVRAALADRGFGVLTEIDVKMTMKQKIDVDMDGYRILGACNPQMAHKAIGIEPRVGAMLPCNVILRETDGGTEISAIDPVASMQAIDNDQLHEVACEVRDMLREAVDAA
- a CDS encoding SHOCT domain-containing protein; translation: MKLNGSVISAGSLLFVATPGMADIYDGSGHMMWGGHGIFGGLMMVIFWALIIGLIFLAVRGFSNRSDTGNGQTAMDVLRERYARGEIDEDEFERRLAKLEARKR
- a CDS encoding EF-hand domain-containing protein; this translates as MTRKTLLAATVLAATAIGGAAIADSNHGHGGQSGPKDRAGMMQGGSGMMGNMGGMSDMMGMMKRMHGQMMGGGMMGGMGPMGGGMMQMFDADGDGTVTPEEMRAGLQAKLTEYDSDGDGTLSIEEFEALHSAMIREMMVDRFQHLDADGDGAITAEEMAAPADKMERMQKMRDAMGQMQPGESPGMGDGDMMNND
- a CDS encoding TVP38/TMEM64 family protein, giving the protein MFGRTAQLVAAALLIFAIVALALGPLADVIESFDGERISGWIEAAGIWGPILIVSLMTIAIVATPIPSAPIALAAGAAYGHTLGTVYIVAGAELGALVAFGLARVLGRDVLVGWLGDKVDAGWLGSQNALTFTVFASRLMPFISFDIVSYAAGLSRLHFWRFALATLAGIIPASFVLAHLGNEAVSGPSSRAIWAAIGLGALTFAPLLIVAVRDWKKHRMTHD
- a CDS encoding response regulator, which produces MNDQPHILVVDDHREIRDSVSRYLEKNGLRATSARDAVEMDAKLAMGQYDLIVLDVMMPGEDGLSVCRRLSSTGGVPILMLTALGEETDRIVGLEIGADDYLAKPFNPRELLARIKAILRRSSLPETYAGKLSGRRIAFAQWTLDTDSRLLTDENGAQIDLTGSELKLLVVLLERPRLVLNRDQLLDLTAGRAASPLDRTIDNQISRLRRKIEADPSRPRLITTVRGGGYCLAADVTELD
- a CDS encoding ATP-binding protein, with protein sequence MWRFFDSLRGQLVLLIIAALAAAQAVSLWLFVDERGLAVRAALGFEAAGRAANVARLIEEAPATLEPAILRAANSPLVRFDLSDTPTVDHDSHADSGAIEARVRGLLGAKDNREIRVEVHEVDHGILPMPHMAPEMAEMHLAMMRGDLSAIEMQLSIALTGGQWLNVGTRFERPPLQWPWASFLSFGLTAAIILVAACWFLLTRLTGPLLRVSRAADSLGRGENVRPLPLIGPAEVRDLTRTFNRMQARLTRFLADRTRLLAALGHDLRSPLTALRVRSEMVDERETRDSLITSIEEMQEMVDSTLSFARGITSSEDYETVEMGAFLGQLRADMLNGFSLKEGETIHLRLRSQSVRRALRNLIDNAERYGGMVDVSYGREDDHAIIRVADNGPGIPDGELEQVFEPYFRLEKSRSRETGGTGLGLSIARTIVRAHGGDIGLTNRAEGGLVATVTLPLGPEPLKQERTTT
- a CDS encoding DUF6010 family protein, which encodes MVADSIQDTEESPTFGEGFWGPGAVGAVLFLIAAPVHLLVPHQISVAIAAVTLALIGGAYIGFGATANSLKRFLAELAVAALFAATALAGLLWAPLALPVGFAAHAAWDLLHHNRVFGAPVPRWYIPFCVVFELLAAAFLFVLYVP